A genomic stretch from Arachis stenosperma cultivar V10309 chromosome 3, arast.V10309.gnm1.PFL2, whole genome shotgun sequence includes:
- the LOC130969976 gene encoding uncharacterized protein LOC130969976 encodes MVPLFQTNSETRGSLIFIKMGTMACLTFTPYTIQLSRSPSPKFTSFSVSKATYLRVSQDAFSPTQESHSNSNPVIGNHDLLIVGPGVLGRLVAQNWREENPSCQVYGQTMTSDHHKDLIQLGINPSLNWTEGTHKFSNVIYCAPPSRTPDYAGNVRLAALSWNREGSFVFTSSSAPYNCNDNGSCNEDSPVVPIGRSPRVDVLLKAENVVLESGGCVLRLAGLYKADRGAHNYYLEKGVVDSRPDHILNLIHYEDAASLAVAILKKNPRGKIFLGCDNHPLSRQEMMDLVNASGKFSKRFDKFTGTNDPLGKRLNNTRTRHEVGWEPKYSSFAHFLDTM; translated from the exons atgGTGCCGCTTTTCCAAACAAATAGCGAGACTAGAGGAAGCCTCATCTTCATTAAGATGGGAACCATGGCGTGTCTCACTTTCACTCCCTATACAATCCAACTTTCTCGCTCACCTTCTCCAAAGTTTACATCTTTTTCTGTATCTAAAGCAACCTATTTGCGGGTTTCACAAGATGCATTCTCACCCACCCAAGAATCACACTCTAATTCTAACCCTGTAATTGGAAACCATGACTTGCTCATTGTGGGTCCTGGGGTTCTTGGTCGTTTGGTAGCTCAGAATTGGAGAGAG GAAAACCCGAGTTGTCAAGTTTATGGACAAACAATGACTAGTGATCATCACAAAGACTTGATTCAATTGGGGATTAACCCCTCCTTGAATTGGACAGAAGGCACCCACAAGTTTTCAAATGTAATTTACTGTGCTCCACCTTCCCGGACCCCAGACTATGCTGGTAATGTTAG GCTAGCTGCATTAAGCTGGAATCGTGAAGGTTCTTTTGTATTTACATCAAGCTCTGCTCCATACAATTGTAATGATAATGGATCATGTAATGAG GATTCTCCAGTTGTGCCAATTGGGAGGAGCCCTAGAGTTGATGTCCTCCTTAAAGCTGAAAACGTGGTACTAGAATCTGGTGGTTGTGTTCTAAGATTAGCAGGGCTTTATA AAGCAGATAGAGGTGCGCACAACTATTATTTAGAAAAGGGCGTTGTTGATAGTCGTCCTGATCACATCCTGAATCTTATACATTACGAG GATGCAGCTTCCCTTGCAGTTGCAATTTTGAAGAAGAATCCTCGTGGAAAGATTTTCTTGGGTTGCGATAATCACCCGTTATCTAG GCAAGAAATGATGGATCTAGTTAATGCAAGTGGGAAGTTCAGTAAAAGGTTTGATAAATTTACTG GAACTAACGACCCTCTAGGTAAGAGATTAAACAATACAAGAACCCGCCACGAAGTTGGGTGGGAACCAAAGTACTCTAGCTTTGCTCATTTTCTTGATACCATGTGA